ACCGCGACGCCATCCCCGTTTGCGGTGGTCTTGCGCTTCGATCGGCCGACCTGGATGAAACGAACCCGATGACGACGCAATTCGGGAAGCACGACTTCCTCGACGTCGCTGATCGTCTGTTCGAACTCTCCCCCGGTGTCGGCCGTGACGACGATGAGGTCTTGCAGGTCGAAGTCTCGGCTGGACGGGTCGGTAAGCCAGCGGAGCAGGATCGCGGTGGAATCGACGCCCATGCCGTAGCTCATCACCACCGTTGAGCCGCAGTCGGTTTCAGCGAAGCCGGGGAGCTGGTCGAGGCTCACACTCATCGGGAATCGACCCTTCTCATCAAACAAATGTGTTGCCTATAGGCTACATCATGGTGTAGCCTATAGGCAACAGGTTCGACCGACTGAGAAAGGAACCCCCCGATGACCACCATCGCCACCCCCGAGCTTCTTCACCTGCACCCCAACGACATTGAGATCGAAGACAACGTTCGACTGGACCCCCGACTGGATCGCGAGTTCCTCGCCTCCATTGAGGAACACGGAGTCCTCGTCCCCGTGCTTGCGGTGCGGATCGACGGGCAGGACAAGCCCTTCGTGCGCGAGGGACAGCGCCGCATCCAGGCGGCCCGCCAGGTCGGCTTGACCTCAGTGCCGGTGTACGTACGCACCCTCGACGGCACCGACACCGGCGTTCGCGCCCAGCGTGTCATCGAACAGATCGTGGCCAATGATCACCGCGCACCGCTCACCGAAGCCGAGCGCGCTCGGGGTATCAACCAGCTGCTGCTAGACGGGGTGTCGCTCACCAAGGTGGCCAAAGGACTGTCCACCACGAAGGACGCCGTCGCCGCAGCCAAGGTCGCCATCGAGTCCGAGAAGGCCATGAGCGCTCTGGACACCGGGCAGCTCAACCTGGTGGAGGCCACCAGCTTTGTCGAGTTCGACGGCGACGACGCGGCCCAGGCCGAGTTGATCAAGGTGGCCGGCACCGACCAGTTCGACCACCGCGTCGCTCAACTGCGTGCCGAGCGCGAAGACCGACGCCGCTACGAGGAGAAAGCAGCAGGGTTCACAGCGAAGGGCTACACGGTGCTGGATCGCCGCCCAGGCTGGTCCGACAAGGCCTACATCCCGACCAACTACCTGCGGGACGCGGAGGGTAAGACCCTGACCGACGAGACGATCGCCGCGATGGACCCCCAGCACTGGGCAGTCGTCCTCGAAAGCGAAGAAGTGTTCCTCGACGTTGAGACCGGCGAACCGGTAGATGAGCACGACATCGACTTCGAGACCGCCGACGATCCCACCCTGGAACCGGCCGAGGGCTACCGGCACATCCGAACCGTTACCGAGACCACCGCGTGGAGCCCGGAGTACTACTGCTGCAACCCGCGCGGCGCCGGGGTCACCATGCCCGACTGGGCGGCTCGCCAGTACGGCTTCGACGCCGACCGCCTCGCCGATGCCAGCGACCCTGACGGTGCAGCCGACCGCGAGCGGGCTCGCCAGGAAGAGGCCGAGAAGGAACGCGCGGAACGCCGCAAGCTCATTGCCTTGAACAAGCTCGGCGAAGCGGCGGCGATCGTGCGCCGCGAGTGGGTGCGCGACAAGCTGCTGTCCCGCAAGACCGCACCGAAGGGCGCGGCCCTCTACCTCGCTGATGTGATTGTCAACCGGCCCGATTTGTTCAACGACTACCACGGCCAGAAGCTCGCGCCCGAGCTGCTCGGCCTGGCCGATAACGAGACCGCGAAGATGGCCGTCGCCAAGCTGCCGGCCACCGGCGACGGCCGCGCGCTGGTGATCCTGCTCGGAATGGTGCTCGCCACAACTGAGGCCCGGACGGCCAAAGACGCCTGGCGCGCACCCCAAGAGATCACGAAAAAGTATCTGACCTGGCTTTCTGAGGTCTGCGGGTACCCCCTCAGCGACATCGAGCAGGTGATCCTCAGCAAACGCAAAGCCGACACCGTGTACCGACAGGCTTGCAAAGAGGACTAGCGGCCGACGAAGGCCCCGGGAGTAGCTGGGCTCCCGGGGCCTTTCGTCCGTTCGGGTAAAGAACAAACGCCAATAATAGAGAATTGCAAGAATGGTTCCTAGTGCGAAAACAGAAGGGGTCCTAGTGCCATTAATAGCGTTCGCCAATAAGGTCTAGTCACCGCCGAAAGTGGGCGCTCTAGTATGCTCTATGCGTTGCCGAATTAACGTTCAGCAATTAGAATCGAAGCTACAGAAAGAACCCGCAATACCGACGATTAAGGAGCGCGAAATGAGCACCACCGCCACGGTCACCGTCTACACCAAGCCCGCCTGCGTCCAATGCAACGCCACTTACAAGGCGCTCGGCAAGCGGGGCATCGCCTACGACGTCGTGGACATCAGCACCGACCCCGAAGCCCGTGACTTCGTGATGGCCCTCGGCTACCTCCAGGCCCCCGTGGTGGTGGCCGGCGACGACCACTGGTCAGGTTTCCGGCCCGATCGGATCAGGGCCCTCGCCCACGCCACCGCCGCCGCATAAGACCCCGCCACAGAGCCGACAGGAGCCACCCATGTACACGTTGACCATCGACGAGCACGGCCGCGACGTAAGCACGCAGCACGACACCCCAGAAGCCGCCCAGGCCGCCCTGCACGCGTACCTGGTGATCTCGGACTACTACCACCGACCCACTCAGCTCAGCGCCACTCACACGGCGTTCGAGCTCTCTCCCTCGCCGAGGCACGGCCCCGCGTCGTCGGCGTGGCCACCATTGAGCCCTACTCCGAACTCGACGCCCGCCGCGACCTCAAGACCGTCTTCGCCGCCGCCAGCCCCATCCACGCACTCGCGTCTTAAGGACCCCCGGAATGACAACCGTCTTCCTCGCCAACGTTCGGACCGCCGTGGAGGCGACGGCCATCGCCGAGACCGCCGACAACGCCGCCAGACTCGCATGCGAGAAGGCCATGGAGTACTTGCAGAGCGTGCATGGAGATTTGGGATACGACGACCCCATGCTGGTCGGGCAATACTTCGGAGTAGACGTGCTGGCGTTCGAGGTTGGCGGCCCGGCACAGTTCACGCGCCGCTCCACGCTGCTGGCGCCCTAACCCACCGACGTCCGCATGGCCTACTACCTCCTCAGGGTCGACGAGCTGCCCTAACCCCCACGGCATGGGAGTGCGATGGCCAGAGATGGGCGGGCCATCCAACTGCCCGATGGAGCTAGCACAGCTGAAGGCAGTCCTGGGCACCGATCCCGGGCAGGACGGCTACCGCGAGCTGTTCGGCGACCCCGCCATGGTTGGCCGCCGCCAGAGCTGTCACGTACACGAGGGCGTGGACCATCGTGCTGGCCACGGTCCAGAACTTCCTTGCGCCCTTCCCGGCAACGGCCGATCCCGTCGTCATCGAACACGCGAGTCTCGACGATCCACGCATCGCCGGCCTAGCCGATGCTGATCGTCGCCTGGCGCGCTCACTCGTCCACGCGCGAGAACACATCAAGTACGTCGTCAAACGATCCGGCTCGGCCGTGCTGGACAGCGGGCAGCACCGCAACTGCTGGGCGCGCACAGCCGAAGTCGCTGCGATGCCCGTGTGGTTCGACGCCGCCACTGCGGCACCGCCGCGCGACGCGGTGCTCCTGCAGCGAGGCTAAGCGCCGACGCGCGACATCACCGCCGCACACCCCCTCCAGCCCTCCAGCCCGGCGCTGCGACACCGTGCCCCACACCACCCAGCTCGGCACACCCGGCGACATGTTTCACCGGACCTCGACGAGCTCTGGCCGACCTCACCACAGCGTGGCTTGGTCGCCCAGCAGGGCCGCCTGCACCGCAGCGGCATCCCAACCGTGGCGCACCGCTTCGCGCAGCGCCACCGAGCGTTGCCTACGAACGCCGCGACTATCGAAGCGTCGCACCGCATATCGGCCGCCGCCACGCGCATCCGCGCCATGCGTTCCATGTTGTCGCCCTGCGACCCCGACACGACGTGCTGGCGGGGATCTGTCACCGCCGCGACCTTGACGCACACTGGGTTGTCGCACTCGTGGAGCCCAAGCACCCCAGCGGCCACCACACCGGACACGATGG
The nucleotide sequence above comes from Mycobacterium gallinarum. Encoded proteins:
- a CDS encoding ParB/RepB/Spo0J family partition protein — translated: MTTIATPELLHLHPNDIEIEDNVRLDPRLDREFLASIEEHGVLVPVLAVRIDGQDKPFVREGQRRIQAARQVGLTSVPVYVRTLDGTDTGVRAQRVIEQIVANDHRAPLTEAERARGINQLLLDGVSLTKVAKGLSTTKDAVAAAKVAIESEKAMSALDTGQLNLVEATSFVEFDGDDAAQAELIKVAGTDQFDHRVAQLRAEREDRRRYEEKAAGFTAKGYTVLDRRPGWSDKAYIPTNYLRDAEGKTLTDETIAAMDPQHWAVVLESEEVFLDVETGEPVDEHDIDFETADDPTLEPAEGYRHIRTVTETTAWSPEYYCCNPRGAGVTMPDWAARQYGFDADRLADASDPDGAADRERARQEEAEKERAERRKLIALNKLGEAAAIVRREWVRDKLLSRKTAPKGAALYLADVIVNRPDLFNDYHGQKLAPELLGLADNETAKMAVAKLPATGDGRALVILLGMVLATTEARTAKDAWRAPQEITKKYLTWLSEVCGYPLSDIEQVILSKRKADTVYRQACKED
- the nrdH gene encoding glutaredoxin-like protein NrdH translates to MSTTATVTVYTKPACVQCNATYKALGKRGIAYDVVDISTDPEARDFVMALGYLQAPVVVAGDDHWSGFRPDRIRALAHATAAA